The following nucleotide sequence is from Pochonia chlamydosporia 170 chromosome 4, whole genome shotgun sequence.
TTTGAGGCATTTGACAAGGTGGTTGATTCAAGTTCACTTCTGTAAGTTGTAATGTTCTTGAAAAGCACGACCCTGGTGCTAGTTTACAACAACTTTGCAACATATTTCCACTTATTGCGTTGCATTACATAGCTTTAATTTTCTTTTGGTGCACCGTGATGTTTCAAGAATATGTACACACGGAATTTCAATACACCACGATTTGGAAAAGATCAAGGTCTAGGGTAAGACAACATTCGAGGCACAGTTCCCCGGCTAATATTATAGAACTGAACAACATCCAAGAGATCAGGTATTAGGAGTCAAAATCAGTGGATGCAATGATTCCATACGTTCGCTTTGAGTAAATAGGCATGTGCAATTCGCCTACCGCTAACGAACGTCCAACGATAGCACCTTATAAATGCATCCAGAGTTAGTATCGTAAGTGTCTACGCAAAAGTCGCCGTACAAACGCGGTTTATTTCTACACATAGTATAAGTCGCTTCGACCCGGCCTTCTATCGTTTATACTTCGTGGAATACGAAATACCGGCTAGAAGAGGATTCCCTGTGAGTCCATGGCTATGGTGAAGCCAAATCCAACCATCTATGTGGCAAGACATCATGAGATTCCAAGAAGTGCGAGAAAACCGGTACAATATTCTCTATACTGTATCCTACTTCTGAGAGTGAGCTCGTACTGTCACGATGGGACGGTCTCCAAGGCACTGTCCATTGTCGTTGCTTTTGTATCAGAACTCTTGTACCGGCTCGTTGCCCTATTACGATCTGGCCACGAAGTAGGATTTTGTCTAATTATTATGCATCGTGTATAAACCGCTCGAAGACATCGATCCGTGGCTTGAGGACCTTCGGGTTCTGGCGAATAGATAATTAGGGACTGTTGTTTGATGTGTAACATATCATGAAGCCAGACATGGCCTTcggtaggtaggtaggttCTGGCTGTGTTTGTAACGCAACGTTTATCGGTGATGAATAAAGCAGAGGCATTACAACACATGTAGAATCATGGTCGTGATGCCAACTTGCAACAAACTCGGTGACTTGTGATTCAGCAAGTTTGCGTTAGGCGCCAAGCCATACATGTCTGCTCTACTTTCCCACGATGCTTCGCGCATGATTCCTTCAGGCGGAGAAGCGACGGACTGGAGACACTTTGCGTCCACGTTTGCTGCATTCGCCATTGCAACTCTAAAGGCAATGGGGCGACAGTAACTAAAGTCTAAGGGAAAGGGGAATACTAAAGATGGTGAGAAGCGGGCTCTGCCACGAATGGGAAATACCTGACTTTGCAAGTTCGAAGCACcacaggaagaagaagaagactttcCCTAAGAATCATCAGGCTTTCGATCGGGCGGAAATTAAGCCAAGAGGACGACATGAAGCTAAGAGGTCTAGATCAAGGCCACTGCGTATGTGGAGCGCCGGCTTTAGCGATTTATGTTTCTATGCCCTCCTTATTAGCAAGCAAAAGTCCATTAATATGAACACCCATCACTGGGTTCCACGTACCGGACTATTTACACGGGAGACTGCTATTGCGGAGCTTCCTACGGATCTGGTCCGACAAAGCTGGAGTCTCTTAGCTATCAATGACCCCATATGACACGACCATCAGGACCGACAGTCAATTAGTGACCCCCAAGTCTGGAAATGCGTTCTTCGAGAGTCTGGTATCCGCAATGGTGACAACTTGTGCAGTAATTAGGCCCGCTTGGTGAACCGTCAACTGTGGAACCGAAAATGCACCACGACGGATCCTCTAGCCGATGTCAAAGCAGTGTCACCTGAACCAAAGTGTCAAAACCAAGGCAGACAGATCCATTGCAGAAAGCTAAGGGATGGAACTGGCTCTGGACGAATTAACAGGCCAGGAAACACATATACGACAGTTTAGGTGTCGTTGGTTGGAAAGGTACCGCAGCCAGAGGTTCACATGAAAGTCATTCAGAAAGAAGCCTGAGCCGAGCCATTACCAAATGTGTTGGTGGCTTGCGAAGCTGTGCATTGTCCTGGATTGCGAGACAAGCCACCAGTTCCATTTTGGGTCGTTTGCCATAATGCTGACGATTGGACCAGGTGTTGAGGCCAACAGGGGGGGTTGACTCAGGACAATGAGAActgatcaattgatggaacCTGATGGCACCTCTCAGGCGGCTCGTCCTGGCCGTTGCCTGATACTCCCTGAGTGATGCTTGGAGATTGCAATACACTCGCAACCAACAGCAATACCGTAGGATGCTGCGTTACGCCGCTTGATGCACGACCAGCGTGCTAGTGGATGTTGCGTAACCCTGACAGGCGTCCTGCCTCGAGCTGTCGTCGCTGTTCTGGCAGGATTCTACCAAAATTATTCTCTTGATGCAAGCCGATGAAAAGGGAGACTACTTGGGATGGTTATGTATTGGCAGGGTGACTTCTTTGCTCGTTCCGTGCAGGACACGGTTTAGTTTCTCTCTGGCCTCTTTTACCATGGTCACATTTTCCCTCCATGAGCCTTTGGGTTCGCCAGGCTTGTGTAAGTATGGATTCGATACAATCATCGGTAATCAGCTGctccccttccccttcctccGGTGAAAGGTCAAAAGAATTGAAGCATGGGAAAGGTACggcatatcgcgttgtgtgctaAGGCATACTGGTATGTGTTAGTGTGTACTTGaatatgggcaaatacctttgGCAGAGCCTGTAGATGCCCCGGGATAGAATGGACCAGAATTGCAGGTATTAGGATTAGGGGCAGGCGTTTTTGTCTGCGGCTTTGTGCTCAGTTGACTGCATTCTTCCCCAGATTGATGTGGCTGCGTTGAACAAAAAGatttacggagtactccgtacagttCGGAGTAATAAATGGCCTGCCCGATGATCCCAGCACTTGTAGAAGTGCATGAAGGTGGCGATGTCGCCAATTGATGAATCTCAAATCCTGGAACCTGGTATGAGCGGGCGCCGATCCTTGACGAAGATTAATTTCAACTCCAGGGGTCGCGCACGTCCCGCGCTGCATCGCAAAACTTGGGGATGACCAACAAGCCTCCACGAGACATTGTACGCGGAAGAAACGGAGCCGGCCCTATTTTCCATATGACTCCTCTTGGCACCGACTCTTGTAAAACAACACTGAAACAAGATGAGTAAGTACAGGGAGTAATTAAGAGGGACAAGGCAAGGTTTGGCGATGATCACAGAAACAACTTCAAACAGGTGAATAAACTGCCGTCGAGTTGGACATGTGTAAAAAGCCGCAATGCGTAGGCTGCGTTTTGCGAGGCGCTGCCAGTCAGGATGATTCTGCATGTATTGAGTCAAAGCGCGTCTCGTACATTAGTGAGTGATGAGGACTGGAAGACATATAGTCAGTTTCCGCGGATAGACAGCCGTCGAGATGCAAAAGTCGTGGCCACAATTCGATTGAGCTGCACACAAGAGTGGCGCTTCCCAGACAGTACCGTGCAGTTCTTGTCATCCTGGTGTTTGTTATTAGTCCTCCATCGAAAACCACCTTCCCTTGCCGGCACTGATGTTGTGCTGTAGCAGCCACAAGACCGTGACCAACAGTAATTGAATTGCACTGGCAACTTCAGTGTGGTGTCCATGCTGGACATTACACGCTGCGGACAGGACGtgcccaacaccaacatgcatgtgctgTGTTTGGCAGTTCACATCGATAATTTTCGAAACGTCACAACGGCGGAGTTGGACCGAGTTCAAGGCACCGCCAACACCTCTGGCGGCCAAGTCACCCAATTATGCTGCATCTACCTCAATCAAGAGCGTGGCAAATACGAACGTATGCCACCCACACAATGCAGCACACGGACAAGAGCATCGCAATGGCCGAGTGCCGCAATTGGTCAGACATTGTACAGGAATTATTGGCGGTAGTGGCATTGTGAATGGAATTGATTGTGTCCTATTTGCTTGTTCGAGGATATCGGCCCGTTCACCGCAAGCGAAGTTGGAGAAAATGAGTTGAGCATATtgtctgtggtccaatgtatttgaacatatccaagtatacactaacacagctcaatatgcgTCAGCAtacaacgcgatatgcgatacctttccctgtttaaatacttttgaccctCCACTGTATACGTAGACTACTCGAGTCGGGCATCTGAGCCGCTGATGTGGACAGAAACAAAACCCCTCATGATGCAAAACGAACAGTTCGAATGTTTGGTGTCGGTCGAGatgcttcttcagccacaaCATGGAGTAGAGTATGACGGTTTATTCGTGACGCCCCGCAGGATGAGTTTCATGTCAAAGCAGCCTGGACGGACTCAGGAAAAGCGTCATGAATCGACGTGGTAGTGGAACTCTCTCGATCTAGATAGCGTATTAGTTAAAGTTCAGGACATCCAGTGgccaatgccgccattcCAATCACAGGCTGCATTCGTTCCCAGAAGCCTTGGTTCGTAGTATCCATGGCTCAGTAGTTCAGGCACGGGGCTGCAGCCTCCTGCGTCAGGGAGCAAATCATGGCCTTGGAAGGCACGACAAGCTTTTCGTTCTGGCGGTGGCGCGGCATTGTGGTGGTCGCAAGCTTGCGTGTAGAAGGACAGAGTTTGGTGGTCTAATTTCCAGGATGCAGCTGCAAATGTCCGTAAAAAGCCTGAGTGGTCTCTAGCCATCAAACACTTCACCATCTTTGCAGTGTGGCGGTTGGCGCAGCCGCCAGCTCCTGGCCCTTTCATCTCGCGTCACCATCTCCTTTTCGACTCAGTTGCGCCTGCCTCGTGTTGATGCTCACATGCCAcgagtttggtctggttgttccTCCCTTCTTTGCCTGTAAGCTCCATGTCTCCGTACTGTACCACATGAAGTCTCTGCTAGGGCAAAATTGGCTTCGTACCATAGCCATGCCAAAGCTTGATGCAAAACGATCACAATGTTGATTCCAGAATCTTCGGCCCTTGTTGAGATGAACTATTTTGTGCCTGTCTGTGAGTAGCCTCACCTCGCCCTGAGTTCGACCACGCCTAAAGCTCGCCTTGGTATGATCCTGGCATGTTCCTGAGTACTGACCAGCATTTGACTCCTACATTAGCAACACTTGAGCTTATGTGGGAGGATTATGGCACATAATACTTGAGATTCTCATGAGAGACTGCAGTACTCTGCATGCCTATTCCGCTTCATCCCAGCTCCAGCGTCAGAACACCCAAACGCCCGCTTCCGTCTGCATAATAATTAATGACTTCCTCCACCTGGAGGAATACAACACCAGTTAACATCCATTGCAATTTGGTGACGATCCTTGCCAATCGCAGTTGAGCCCCGCGATTGGCCGATTCTGGGGCAGGAAGACTGGCCAAAAAGTACCCCAAGGTCTTCGGAGGAATAGCGAGCACTAAAAGGGCTGTGGATCAGGGATCGAGCCTGGAGCATGCCAgaatggtgaagatgggtttgatgggttgatgggcAAGATGGGGTATGGTCCATGTCGTgggaagagggagagaaaCCGCACAGGCTGGAGCTCGTACCACCAGGCGAACCGCGAGACACGGCCCAGCCGTTGGAGGGACTTTGGCTTGAGGGATCTCTCCACTGGGTTCTagtttacggagtacgcaTTACGGAGACCTCgaagcgacatggaccatCTCCTTCTCGCCTGTGCTCACCCTCCAATCAGTCCGACTTGGGCTTCAACCACTCATTGACTCGAGCTCCATGTCCGCCACCCCGCAAAACAAAAGCTGGCGCAGAAACTTGTCGATTCTTGGAAGCCGTGCCTGCTCATCGTCAGCCGTCTCCGTCACCACCCATTGTGAAAGTTTGTGAGGGCACTCCGTAAGGGCACAAATTGGCACTCGCCCACCCCTTTTGCCTTTCGCCATCACCAGATCCTGCCGCTCACTTGCTCATTGTTGCCCCATTCCGCGGAGTAGGCAGGGTTAGGTTTCGACCGTGGTGGAGTGCCTGGGAGCACCCAAACCAGGTTCACAAGACGTGATGGCCAAATCGCAACTGTCGCAATCGTCAAAATTGTCGAGAATGCGGGGGCTGGCAAGGAAGAGCGACTGGGGTCACGGCCATGATGGACTTGGACAGGATATTTGTTGCCCACACACCAACGCCAACAGGGTACCCTGGCAACCGACATGAGAGCAGCTCGATTTTGCACCATTTGCGCAGGTCACCAAATCCAGTCCAATGTCATGGCTCGACTAACATTCAATAGTAATGATGTGGGCTGGGCCAATCCGCTGCTCCGAGAGTGGCGTTTGCTGACAATGCGTTCGCTttcaaagccaacaactCGCCTGACATGGAGCCCACATGTcgtgctttgcttttgtgGGTTTGGCTCGGAGGAGGTGCCAAAAAAGGATCTCGCGGGTGCCAGATGGTTATGACAGACAGCGACGCAAATGCCAGGGGTCTCATTGACAAAGATTCAATGTTACTTGACGTGCTGACTTGCCTTGCTTTCTGTGGTTACGTGcggagagtctggtggcaccaTTAAAGCGAAGTTTATCCTCAAGGGCGGCTGCAGTTGATCGACAGAAGGATGGACGCCAGATCAaacagcatgaacaacaaGATGTCTCTTCCCGCCTCTTGATACtcaagcttggctggctgcaaCCAGCCACCTGTATGCATCAGCCACTCTCGCTGTACAGAACAACAACAGAGCTAGCCGTCTTAACTAGCAGCCAAGTTATTTGTGTGACGCATCTTCTCCCAGAGTGGTTGGCAATGCACGATTGCGTCCCGAAACGCAGGCAGACGTGTGCCGAGCTAGTTTTATTGCCACAGAAACAGGTCCGCCACCAGTTCATCTAAGTGCGTTTGCATCTCAAAGAGTACAAGAAGAGGCTGGCGTTGATAATTAGGCAGAGTTCTTGAATAGCACCTGCCAAACACCATGCACAGCAACATACAATGTTTCATGGCCACGTTCTCTTTGTTCTGCAGACTTACAAGACACTTCGTGGTGTGTTTTACATGTCTGTCTCATTTCACCAGCCATGTGGCAAGCTGCTGTGTTTTCTTACACGTTCAACAAGGGAGGTACACCAAAAGCCCGCCATAGTCACAGTGGTACCAGGGACTCCAGCTTAAAAGCTGGAATTACACAACAGTACATTTGGGGCAGGAATCGCCGAGAAGAACCATCCATCAAGCCATCCGAAGACAAGCCAAGCATGCCGGGGTTCCTGTGGCTTCATCATAgtctgcatttgcatttgcatctgcatcGGCTCGTTGCCCCAGACGAAAACGCAGGCTCCGAGCCGTGGCAACCTTGAGCAAACTTGgcggctgggctgggcgtCTGACGGGAGATCAAATCGAGTGGCCGGACAATGGACTGGCGAAACTCAATTGGGTCTATTTTTCGTCGTCCTTTGTATTGCTTGCCTGCTTCGGTAATGAAATTATGCAAGCCACTTGAGCGCAGGATCCGTTTGTTGCGCAATCGGGGATACCAATCACACGAACAAAGTTCTCCGTGGGCATCTTTCTGACGGCTAACAGCCAAGCGAACCAAGGAGAACTCCCACAACCACCATATTTAGAACCTTGCTCGTCCGGGAGAATCTTGGAGATTCAAGTTTGGGCACATGTCTGTCTCTGAAATTGCCTTCCATCGGCACCCCTGGATTGGCCACAAGGTACTGCGCCCAGTTCTGGATGAGTCGGCCAACCCTGTCACTTGCTCACTtttctcctccgcctccagtCATAccatcttggtcttggtcttggtcgCCTCGCAGGACGCTCTGGTTGCAACAAGGAGTTGAAATAGTATCCACACACACCAGGTAACCATCTCCACTCCACCCGCGGCGGTCCAAGAGTGGACGGCCTGGGGGTGGATACTAGCATCGTGGGATGTGGTGGTCATGGTGTACATGCTGTAATAGTCTACCATGTCTAGTCTCCTCGTAAAAGCTTCCCACCAAGCGCCTTTCCAGGGTTAGGTTGCTGTCGACATGAACATGGATTAGGTTGACCCGCCCCCTTCCCAAGGTTGCCCCAGGCAGGTCCTTGTTATTACAGTTACGACTACTCATCAACTGTCCTAGTTGAAAGTCAATGTCCCTGGCGGAAGCCTCGGTAGCGTTGGTCCTGGGTCATGGCTTTGGCATTGGACTTCGAGCTTGTGAAGTCTCCCCCCAGGATGGCGCAGTAAGCATTGTCGAAAAAAGGTATAAACATACCCTCCTTTCCCAGatctcctcttctctttctctcctctcaATAACCGCTTCTCTGTTTTCAACCGCACAAAAGCCACAATCGTTTCTGTTCCGGTCATACAGACTTACACTCGTTCTTACAACAAAGCCAGTACAAGCTTTAAACCGACAAAATGAAGTTCTCCAACGCCGttgtccttgccgccgccactgGCACCTACGCCCAGATCTCTGTTATCAACAGCGTCCTCTCCAGCGTCTCCAGCGGCATTGAGGCTCTTgacaccgccgccaagggCTTCAACGGTGACGTCGATgccgtcaagtccaaggcTGACGCCCTTGTCTCCGccatcaaggctggcaagaccaaggttgacgGCTCCAAGGACCTCACCCTCACCGATGCTCTTGGCCTGACCGATCCCGTCCAggccttgaccaagaagggtCAGACCCTTGCTGACGACTTCAAGGCCAAGCGCTctgatgttgagaaggctgGTGCTTGCGGCACCGTCCGTGAGGAGCTCGGtgacatcaacaccaactcccaGGCTCTCATCAAGTCTGTTGTTTCCAAGGTCCCCAAGGATGCTCAGAGCATTGCTCAGCAGCTCGCCGACGGCCTGACCAAGGTCCTCAACCAGGCTCAGGATGACTTCTCCGAGTCCAACTGCAAGAACTCTGGCGGTTCTTCTGGCACCAAGACTGGTGGTGCTTCCCAGACCTCTGCTGCTCCCACCGGCAGCCAGACTGCCCCCGGAACCACCTTGGCTCCCACCACCACTGCTGCCCCTACTGGCGGCAATGgtaccaccaccacccccCCTCCCGTCACCGCTGGTGCCTCTTTCCTGGCTCCCGCTGGTGCCCTCGTCATGGCTGTTGTCGCCGCTCTTCTGTAAATTGCTTGCTAGCGAATTTACGAAGATGTGTGCTCAGTAACGCTTTGATACTGCTGCAGATGAACAATTTGCTTGGATGCTAGATTACTGTTTTATTTGATGGATTTTAATACTGTCCTCGACGAAAGAGGCAATCGGTGTCCTGTAAAGGGTTTTATGTAACATAACGGGAAAAgactttttttttgaaaCACCATTTTTATACATCATAATGACGTGTTGTTGCCGGTTGGCAACTGTTTTGGGTTCGGTTCCTAGCATGCAGTCTTATGTCGACTAGCTAGACAGCGTCGGCTTCAGCCGAAGCGGCCACTTAATATACCATGTCGTATGACATTATACAATTTACCTTCTTATTTTCCCATGTGCATTTCCTACTGTGAGTTGTGTGTGTCAGACGGCAACGAGAGAcaaaatacggagtacaagtGGTCAATTCACGACTGAAGCAACTACGCTAATAGCTGGGATCCCGAAAAAGGCCACAAGCGGCATGTATTCCCCATTGATGATACAATAGAAGCCTTCGATCAGCCCACCTATAGCCATGGCTCCAAGCACAGACTGctcctcaacgccatcaggGCCGCCATTTCGTGCCCATTTGACATTAAAACAGACTTGATTGGGATGTTAGCGACGTTATCCTTGGAAGAGGGGGTTTACAATCTGTGGTCAAAATTATTTGACTGTAGGGTGGTGTTACGGACTTGTGGTGATGTAGCTCACGATCATGTAATCCCAGGCAGTGCGTGCTGCCCGACGAGGCTTGGCAGTGAGGGTATTAAACGCAGGGTAGAGTTCGTGAGGGCCTCTGAAAATATGGTGAATTGCAGAAATGCCCGCCACTGCTGCGGCCGTATTAAATAGGAGTGATTTCATGGTTGACGATGGACGAAAAGTTGAGGTTTGCGGTGATGATGAGTACAAGCACACCATAGCTGTTGAACAAGCACAACGTACAACGCAATCTATAGCAAAGTAATTGTAAAATTGTCTGTTTAATTCTTGGATCAATTATCCTCTTGCCGATCACTTATTCTCAACCCTGGATTATGGTTATCAGTCATGGTGGAGACTGGGTAAGGTTACTGTGTAAGTGTGATTTACACTCTGGCGAAGGAATTTGCCCACATTTGAGCATACACTActacatccaagtatacactaatacacATTAATGTATTATGGCATGTACTACGATAAGATACACTTACAGAgttaaatacttctgacccccaCTGCAGCAATGGTGGTATGGAGTGTCGTCGAATTTGGCTCCACGCACATGTCGATCTGCggtgtcaagatcaagatggcttGTGCACGTGGAGAACATTTCACGCTTCGGAAACATCCGAATGGAATGCTAGATTGACTTCAGATTCAAATTTGAATACCTGGCTAGGCGAAAGGTGACATATGAAGATCGATTGTGTGGCAGGATCGATGATGGATGGAACGCTACAGGATGTTGCACATGTGTTTGTCGCACatgtgatgatggattggAAGCGTGGTTATGAGGTGAAGTCGCAGGGGTGGAGTGAAGATTTCCAAGCCACCAGAAAAAGGA
It contains:
- a CDS encoding hydrophobic surface binding protein A domain-containing protein; the protein is MKFSNAVVLAAATGTYAQISVINSVLSSVSSGIEALDTAAKGFNGDVDAVKSKADALVSAIKAGKTKVDGSKDLTLTDALGLTDPVQALTKKGQTLADDFKAKRSDVEKAGACGTVREELGDINTNSQALIKSVVSKVPKDAQSIAQQLADGLTKVLNQAQDDFSESNCKNSGGSSGTKTGGASQTSAAPTGSQTAPGTTLAPTTTAAPTGGNGTTTTPPPVTAGASFLAPAGALVMAVVAALL